TGAGAAATAGGCATTTCCAGATGAAAATCTTATGATCAAGCTATGAAGTAAAGCGTTTACATAAAAAGGGTGAAAGGAGCTAATCCATTGCGTCAGGCAGCTTTAACAGCTAGAACTCGTTATCAGGGAAAGAGATCCAAGAAGGGTTTTATGTATGAGTTATGGAAAAATGGATGGTATTACACGATGGCGTTGCCAGGCTTGCTTTTTTTTATTGTCTTTAGTTATATGCCTTTGCCGGGGATCATCATTGCCTTCAAAGATTATCGTTTTACAGATGGCATTTTCGGAAGTAAATGGGTCTGGTTTGATAATTTCAAGTTTTTCTTCAGCAGTGAGTACGCCTGGAAAACGACATTCAACACGCTGTTTATTAACGCAAACTATATCATTTTCGGTACGTTTTTTGCGGTTGTATTTGCACTGTTACTAAATGAAATAAGAAACGGACTTTTGAAAAGACTGTATCAAAGTTTAATGTTTCTGCCTTATTTCTTCTCAGCGATTGTCGTTGGCGATTTCGTGTATTTGATATTCAGCACCAAATTTGGCATAGCGAATCAATTGCTGGCTCTTTCCAGCAAAGCGCCTATTGATTGGTACTCCAGCGCGCAATATTGGGTGTCGATTCTGGTCGGTGTATTCATCTGGAAAAATACTGGCTATGCTGTCGTTATGTATCTGGCAACTATCGTAGGCATCGACGGTGAACTGTATGAAGCCGCTGCCCTTGACGGGGCAAACAGGTGGCAGAAGATCCGCTTCATTACGCTGCCCTTGCTGGTCCCGACAATCATCATCCTTACGCTGCTCTCCGTAGGCAAAATGTTCTATGGTGATTTTCAAACGATCTATTCGATTGTTGGCGATAATGGCTTGCTATTTGCTACGACAGATGTCATTGACACTTATGTCTTCCGGGCGGTCAAATCGGTAGGCGATATAAGTATGCCAGCTGCTGTAGGGCTCTACCAATCGGTTTGTGGATTCATCACCGTTATCCTATGTAATTGGGCGGTAAAAAAATATAACAATGAGCATTCGTTGTTTTAGTCAGGGGTGGAGTAGTGAACAACCATGGAAGAATGACGCAACTGCTATTCCATTTGATCTTTCTTGTTTTTTGTATCTTTACGACAATTCCTTTCCTGCTAACAATCATCGTTTCGGTGACTGACGAGAAGTCAGTTGTGCAAAATGGCTATCGATTTTTCCCCGAACAATTTTCGTTGGATGCTTTTCAATTGATTTTCTCATCAAGCGAAATTTATCATGCCTATTTGATCTCAGTAACGGTGACGATTGTGGGGACTGTGCTAAGTCTGCTGGTGACTACCATGCTGGCATATGCTATCGCCGTTCCCAAAGTCAAATACAGAAACGTGCTTGCTTTATGTATTTTTATTCCAATGATTTTCAACGCAGGTTTAGTTCCGTGGTATATATTTATAACGAAGTACCTGCATCTCAAAAACTCTATGTTGGCTTTAATTTTGCCAATGCTCGTAAGTCCATTCAATGTTTTCCTGGTTCGCAACTATTTTAAATCCTTGCCTCCGGCATTGGTGGAATCGGCAGAAATTGAAGGGGCTAACCCGCTGTATATTTTCGGTAAAATCATCCTTCCGCTTTCAACGCCCATCACGGCGACTATTGCCTTATTCAGCTCACTGGCTTATTGGAATGATTGGAATTTGGCGCTGTGGCTGATTGATAAGCGCGAGTTGTATCCACTGCAGTTTATGTTGTTCCGTATTTTATCGATGATTAACTACATCGGTTCAGGCGGGAATTACGGCGTAGGCAGCACGACGCTGCCATCAGTCACCGCCCAAATGGCGATGGTTCTGGTGACGATCGGACCGATCATCCTGGTATATCCATTTGTTCAAAAGTACTTTATTAAGGGCATCATGATCGGTGCTGTCAAAGGCTAATCCAAAACTTAATTCATGAGGAGGATCTACATTGAAAAAATTACAAATGAAAGCAGCGAGAGCGGCTTTGATGCTTGCGATATTCATGAGTTTTACGGTTGCCTGTTCCAAAGATGAGGGAAATCATCCGCAAGCGTCTCCTGCGAATGCTTCAGCAAATGCTTCATCAACTGCAGCTAAATCCAAAGCAGAAGGAACCGTGAAGATTGTGCTGCCAGGCGATGCGCCCAAGGATTTGGCTGGCGTTCAGAAAGCTATGGAAGAGAAACTCAAGACAGACGGTTTAAACATTAAATTGGATTTTACGTATTTCCCATGGGATCAATATAACAACAAGCTCAATCTCATTGCCGCTTCTGGAGAGAACTACGATCTTGCTTGGACGCATGTCAGCTGGCTGTCACAAATCGCGGCCAAAAATGTCATTATCCCACTGAATGATTTGATTGAGGAGCAGGGCCAACAGTTAAAGGCTGATATCCCGGCCGCAAGCTTTGCGAGCGCATCGATTGAGCACATGATCTATGGCATCCCAACCTTGGTCCCCTCCGCCGAGAACAATAACTTCTTCGTCATTCGGGGTGATTTAAGAGAAAAGTACAAACTGGCCCCGATCAAAACGTTAGCAGACTTTGAAAACTACCTGGATACGATCAAGAAAAATGAACCGAGTATGGTCCCGATCGCCAATGACAACACGCGTGGCCTCTTACGGGAATTCGGTGATATCTATTTGCCGATAGGTGATTATGGTGCAGGTCCGGCTTACATAGATCCTGCTGATAAGAGTCTTCAGGTGAAAAACTTCTATGAATCTGAGATTTTCAAAAATATCGTAAAAACCAAAAGAAAGTGGTATCTCAAAGGCTGGTTCCCCAAAGACGCGCAAGAAATCAAAGATTCAGAAGCAGCATTGAACAATGGGAAAATAGCGGCTACTTGGTCTAATGTGCTGAAAACGTCCGAGCGTATCGATGCCTTCAAAGCAGGCGTTCCTACAGGTACGTTGGAAGATGTGTTTCTGAATCCTGAAAAGCCCAAATATGTCTTCGACGCCGCTTCTAACTTATTGTCCGTCTTCTCCACAAGCAAGAACAGCAAAGCTGCAATCGCTTTTGTCAACTGGTCTAGAAGCAGTAAGGAGAATTATGATTTGTTCTCTTACGGTGTGAATAATGTGAACTACAAGCTCGATGGGAACGCGGTTTCCACACAGGGAATTGCGGATAAGTCGACTTACAATCAAGTGAACTGGGCTTGGGATGATATTCGGATGAAGCGTTTCAGCAAGAATGTGAGTCCCAGCTATATTGAAAATCTCAAAGTATGGGATAAGAATGCCGTTGTGGCGCCAACCCTTGGTTTCAGATTCAATGCAGATCCCGTTAAGTCAGAAATCGCGCAAATCGATGCGGTAGGTCAAGTGTATGTCGGAGTCGCCAATAATGGCTACGTGGAGTATGACGATTTCTACCCTGAGTTTAAAAGTAAATTGAAAGCAGCCGGAATCGATAAGGTGATTGCCGAGGTGCAGAAGCAACTGAATGATTTTGTTGCAAAAAAGGCTGCCAAATAAGCGAGGCTCGTTTATTCCAAATTGACTCAAAAGGGGGCAAGTTGACATGCGGAAAAGCAAGATGTTCCTCCACTTCATCTTGTGTTTGGCGATCATAAGCAGCAATTATCTAGTGCTGCTCCCAGATGCAACTCGTGTTTCTGCTGCTGCAAATAACGGGAATTTAGCTTTAGGCAAGACGGTAATCGCCAGCAGCTCGCTATCGCAGCATCAGCCTAGTTATTTGGTCGATGGGTCGATGGATACGATGTGGTCGACGAGTGATACGGGCTGGCAAACAAGTCCCATAACGGATGAATGGGCGGTTGTTGATCTTGGGGGCAATTACGATATTGCCAGATGGGTGGTTAAGCATGCCGCTTCGGGAGCGCTGATGACAAGCGATTTCCAACTGGAATACAGCGCGAATC
Above is a genomic segment from Paenibacillus sp. HWE-109 containing:
- a CDS encoding ABC transporter permease codes for the protein MYELWKNGWYYTMALPGLLFFIVFSYMPLPGIIIAFKDYRFTDGIFGSKWVWFDNFKFFFSSEYAWKTTFNTLFINANYIIFGTFFAVVFALLLNEIRNGLLKRLYQSLMFLPYFFSAIVVGDFVYLIFSTKFGIANQLLALSSKAPIDWYSSAQYWVSILVGVFIWKNTGYAVVMYLATIVGIDGELYEAAALDGANRWQKIRFITLPLLVPTIIILTLLSVGKMFYGDFQTIYSIVGDNGLLFATTDVIDTYVFRAVKSVGDISMPAAVGLYQSVCGFITVILCNWAVKKYNNEHSLF
- a CDS encoding carbohydrate ABC transporter permease, whose product is MNNHGRMTQLLFHLIFLVFCIFTTIPFLLTIIVSVTDEKSVVQNGYRFFPEQFSLDAFQLIFSSSEIYHAYLISVTVTIVGTVLSLLVTTMLAYAIAVPKVKYRNVLALCIFIPMIFNAGLVPWYIFITKYLHLKNSMLALILPMLVSPFNVFLVRNYFKSLPPALVESAEIEGANPLYIFGKIILPLSTPITATIALFSSLAYWNDWNLALWLIDKRELYPLQFMLFRILSMINYIGSGGNYGVGSTTLPSVTAQMAMVLVTIGPIILVYPFVQKYFIKGIMIGAVKG
- a CDS encoding ABC transporter substrate-binding protein; the encoded protein is MKKLQMKAARAALMLAIFMSFTVACSKDEGNHPQASPANASANASSTAAKSKAEGTVKIVLPGDAPKDLAGVQKAMEEKLKTDGLNIKLDFTYFPWDQYNNKLNLIAASGENYDLAWTHVSWLSQIAAKNVIIPLNDLIEEQGQQLKADIPAASFASASIEHMIYGIPTLVPSAENNNFFVIRGDLREKYKLAPIKTLADFENYLDTIKKNEPSMVPIANDNTRGLLREFGDIYLPIGDYGAGPAYIDPADKSLQVKNFYESEIFKNIVKTKRKWYLKGWFPKDAQEIKDSEAALNNGKIAATWSNVLKTSERIDAFKAGVPTGTLEDVFLNPEKPKYVFDAASNLLSVFSTSKNSKAAIAFVNWSRSSKENYDLFSYGVNNVNYKLDGNAVSTQGIADKSTYNQVNWAWDDIRMKRFSKNVSPSYIENLKVWDKNAVVAPTLGFRFNADPVKSEIAQIDAVGQVYVGVANNGYVEYDDFYPEFKSKLKAAGIDKVIAEVQKQLNDFVAKKAAK